Genomic window (Fibrobacter sp.):
AATCAGCTTCTGGAGTATGTCCGAAAGATGCTTAACAGAGGTTAAACTGAAGGATAATTGGCCTCTATCCAGCATCCCTCACCAAGATCCCCCAGTGTAAAGGGCCCGAAACGCCACCTGTGAAGTGAGACAACATGGTTTGAGACCGCCTCGAACATCCTCTTTACCTGATGATATCTGCCTTCGGTGATTGTGAGATCAGCCGTGAGGTCATCTATAATCTCGAGCCTGGCCGGAAGACAGGGCGTTTCCTCGCCTTTGAGGATCAGTTGTCCGGATGAAAAAATATCTGCTGTTTTCTCATCGATCGGTAATTCAACTGTCACCCGGTATGTCTTTTCAACGTGCCGTTTCGGTGAGGTAAAATCATGGATAAGCTCAGTGATATCTGTGAGAAGAATCAGTCCGGTTGCATCCTTGTCAAGTCTCCCGATACTTGACACAATCGGATTGCGGTAAAGCCAGATTTCCGGAAGTAGATCATAGATACGGGGCCCCTCGCCTGAGTCATGGGAGCAGACATATCCTGATGGTTTATTGAACATGACTAGGAGTCCCTCTGGAAAATCCAGCGGTTCATCCTTAAACAGCACAGTTTTCGGTTCCGCCTTGAAAGAGGGATCTTTTATCACACTCCCGTTTACTTTAACCGATCCCTTTTTTATCAGTTTTTTGGCCTCACTGCGGGTTGCGTAGCCGCAGTTGGCCAGAATCTGATCGAGCCTTTTCAGCATGTTTTTCCTGTTTCCCTGCAACCAAAAGTAAACTGCATATCCCTCTGCTCGGCATCGGTATCGGTATCGAAACCTTTTTACCCCTCATCACACATCCATCCAAAACAGCCCTGAAAGGACTGGATAATTCCCTTTCTTATATATACGATTTAGATCCCAATAAAATAGTTGAATTTATCCGGATATCTCTCTTTTCTCCCCCAAGGCCTTCAACCTGTGCAGCTAATTACACTTTCAGAGCTAAAAAGCACCAATGCTTTTTAATAAATGATAAGTAACTGGAAGATAATAAAATCAGAAAGTATTTTTGTACCGTAAAAATTCGATTATTTACTTCCATTTCTCCCTTAGCAGGTCCTGCCGATCCAAACCGAATCAAAATGAATTTCTTTAAAGAAAGCCTTAAAAGCAGTCTTGGTCTTATTTCCGGATTACCAGAAAACATAAGGACAACTGTTCAGACCACACTCCTGAGCCTTGCAGCCGCATCCGGTGCAGTGCTTTTCATGCTCCTTTCAAATGCCCTGTATAAAGTACTTTATATCAGGATTTGCTCCTCTTCCACTGTGACTTTTTTAATCCTGAGCTTTGTTTTTATCATGGTCTCCTCTTTAATAGTGTCTTTTCTCCTGAAGGTGGTCCCTGATGCAGCAGGAAGCGGCATTCCCCAGGCAAAAGCAGCGTACTGGAAAGAGCTTGGGTACATTCCGTTTAAAGCTGTGGTAGTAAAATTTATCGCCGGGATAGTCAGTATTGGCGGAGGTTTCAGCCTCGGAAGAGAGGGTCCGACAGTATTTCTCGGCAGCGGGATAGCATCATGGCTCTCCGGACTTACCGGGACGGCAAAGCGCCAGCGACGGGCAGCGACAGCTATCGGTGCCTCTGCCGGACTCGCGGCAGCTTTCAACACCCCTCTTGCGGCAATAACTTTCTGCATTGAGGAACTCATAAATGATCTGAACACCCGCTATCTTGGGCGTGTATTAATTGCCTCTCTTTTTGGTGCGCTGACTGTCTATGCCATGATCGGTAAACAGCCCGCATTTTCTCTCCCGCATGTTGAAAGTGATACCTGGTTTAATTACCTGCTTATTCCTGTTGTCGCCATCATTGCATCTTTACTCGCTGTGATATTTCAGAAAACAACTCTCAGCATACGCCAGGGGCTGCGTAAGTCCAGTCCGGGGTTCTTTCCAAAATGGCTCAACCCCTGCATTGGCGGATTTTTCACCTGGATAATTGGAATATCGGTTTTTCTCTCCACCGGCAAGATAGGAATTTTCGGACTGGGTTATGGCGATCTTTCTGATTCACTTGCAAACGGAATCGTGTGGTGGATAGCAGGGATACTGCTGGTGGGAAAACTTGCGGCGACAATTTTAAGCTACAGTTTCGGCGGATGCGGAGGGATCTTTTCGCCATCTCTGTTTATAGGCGGGATGAGCGGGGCGTTTGTGTCCGGTGTGGCATCTTTCTGGCTTCCCATCAGCTCTTCCGACTTTCTGATTCTGTCAACTGCAGGGATGAGCGCGTGTCTGGGAGCATTGATAAGGGCGCCATTGACTTCAACGCTGATTGTATTCGAGATGACCCACCAGTTTGAGATTGTCCCGGGT
Coding sequences:
- a CDS encoding rRNA pseudouridine synthase, which codes for MLKRLDQILANCGYATRSEAKKLIKKGSVKVNGSVIKDPSFKAEPKTVLFKDEPLDFPEGLLVMFNKPSGYVCSHDSGEGPRIYDLLPEIWLYRNPIVSSIGRLDKDATGLILLTDITELIHDFTSPKRHVEKTYRVTVELPIDEKTADIFSSGQLILKGEETPCLPARLEIIDDLTADLTITEGRYHQVKRMFEAVSNHVVSLHRWRFGPFTLGDLGEGCWIEANYPSV
- a CDS encoding CBS domain-containing protein produces the protein MNFFKESLKSSLGLISGLPENIRTTVQTTLLSLAAASGAVLFMLLSNALYKVLYIRICSSSTVTFLILSFVFIMVSSLIVSFLLKVVPDAAGSGIPQAKAAYWKELGYIPFKAVVVKFIAGIVSIGGGFSLGREGPTVFLGSGIASWLSGLTGTAKRQRRAATAIGASAGLAAAFNTPLAAITFCIEELINDLNTRYLGRVLIASLFGALTVYAMIGKQPAFSLPHVESDTWFNYLLIPVVAIIASLLAVIFQKTTLSIRQGLRKSSPGFFPKWLNPCIGGFFTWIIGISVFLSTGKIGIFGLGYGDLSDSLANGIVWWIAGILLVGKLAATILSYSFGGCGGIFSPSLFIGGMSGAFVSGVASFWLPISSSDFLILSTAGMSACLGALIRAPLTSTLIVFEMTHQFEIVPGLIISAFICQLVSRLAGLKHNFYDALLLQDGHELIKIKPPRDLLSWQNLPVSHIMNPNPVIADSLDPDQLKSIVSSTPYRCFPFTIENRVAGLLTRESIELALSSGEKPSVSSACITGINSTVKEAADTFINSPHGFLIITDSEEARPVGILTIHDLLRAQAAVAE